Proteins encoded together in one Undibacterium sp. CCC3.4 window:
- the yjjJ gene encoding type II toxin-antitoxin system HipA family toxin YjjJ, translated as MVSRGRARKTSYAARRAIRGSQAPLMLYSVDTTGRTHEAGQLEAIYPAGCAMRFATPLPWPLYEEMQDGWFRGLPYPLADMRPQGFVGRNFAHQYASILQVDADLTRWSEDDVLHVLSLLGSDQAGNYILGEAALRRFYEEQQSKPPFLTEDAIVTAYPALAQQALSHGTVGSSAAGEFPKFTARRMTSTAQHVIVKFSGSDASPQAQRWSDLLVCKHLALNTIADTLHVAAANSRIYQFGARTFYEVDRFDRHGEFGRSGVCSWHEMNVALFGKAGSWSAAADDLLENNYIAPETRGQIQLLELFGHLIANTDMHDGNLAFQPNLMLAPAYDMLPMFYAPQRGVELLDRKFTPTLPSPRERSAWLQAAAAAAVFWHRAACDPRISDRFRTISAANAQQIERLISSQREQ; from the coding sequence ATGGTTTCACGTGGGCGTGCTCGCAAAACCAGCTACGCGGCCAGACGAGCAATTCGTGGTAGTCAGGCACCGTTGATGCTGTATTCCGTCGACACCACCGGACGTACGCATGAAGCAGGCCAGCTTGAAGCGATTTATCCGGCCGGTTGTGCGATGCGCTTTGCCACCCCCTTGCCATGGCCGCTGTACGAAGAAATGCAAGATGGCTGGTTTCGCGGGCTCCCTTATCCCTTGGCAGATATGCGACCACAAGGTTTTGTAGGACGCAATTTTGCGCATCAGTATGCATCGATTCTGCAAGTCGACGCCGACCTGACACGCTGGAGTGAAGATGACGTCTTACACGTATTGAGTTTGCTGGGGTCAGATCAAGCCGGCAATTACATCTTAGGTGAAGCGGCGCTGCGCCGCTTCTATGAGGAACAACAAAGCAAACCGCCGTTTCTCACTGAAGATGCCATCGTCACAGCCTATCCGGCGCTGGCTCAACAGGCGCTGAGCCATGGCACAGTGGGTTCGTCCGCTGCCGGGGAATTTCCAAAATTTACCGCCCGACGCATGACAAGCACAGCGCAGCACGTGATTGTGAAATTTTCCGGTTCAGATGCTTCACCACAAGCACAGCGCTGGTCAGATTTACTGGTCTGCAAACACTTAGCCTTGAATACGATTGCTGACACGCTGCACGTTGCGGCAGCAAACAGTCGCATTTATCAATTCGGGGCGCGGACTTTTTACGAAGTGGATCGATTCGACCGCCACGGCGAGTTCGGCCGCTCCGGCGTCTGTAGTTGGCACGAGATGAATGTCGCCTTGTTCGGCAAAGCTGGCTCATGGTCTGCTGCAGCCGATGACTTGCTCGAGAATAATTACATCGCACCAGAAACGCGCGGCCAGATACAACTTTTGGAACTTTTTGGCCATTTAATCGCGAATACCGATATGCATGACGGGAATCTGGCATTCCAGCCAAACCTGATGTTAGCGCCGGCCTACGATATGTTACCGATGTTCTATGCACCACAACGTGGGGTTGAATTGCTTGATAGAAAATTTACGCCAACTTTGCCAAGCCCAAGAGAACGCTCCGCGTGGCTACAAGCTGCCGCGGCAGCCGCCGTGTTTTGGCATCGTGCGGCATGCGATCCAAGGATCAGCGATCGCTTCCGCACGATTTCAGCAGCGAATGCGCAGCAAATCGAAAGATTAATCAGCTCGCAGCGTGAGCAATAA
- a CDS encoding c-type cytochrome produces the protein MPNIISLLYTASLLALAAQAPAAELRPRSGALIYNMQCAECHLRGVNGAPKLSDRPAWAARLAQGPTRLIEHAIHGYKIMPARGSCSTCTDAEITAAVQYMITRLND, from the coding sequence ATGCCCAATATCATCAGCCTGCTGTACACGGCCAGCTTGCTGGCGCTGGCAGCACAAGCCCCGGCAGCAGAGCTGCGGCCGCGTTCTGGCGCACTGATTTACAACATGCAATGCGCCGAATGCCATCTGCGTGGCGTCAACGGCGCCCCGAAACTGAGTGACCGGCCGGCTTGGGCTGCCCGCTTGGCACAGGGCCCGACGCGTCTGATTGAGCACGCCATCCACGGTTACAAAATCATGCCGGCGCGCGGTTCCTGCAGCACTTGCACTGATGCGGAAATTACCGCGGCCGTGCAGTATATGATTACGCGGCTCAATGATTAA
- a CDS encoding acyltransferase, with the protein MNKRASWVDYAKGYGIVLVVYGHVSRGLFNAGLLLDAPRFTLIDSVIYSFHMPLFFFLSGLFFIPSFNKYGRPALLREKAGSIVYPYLVWSLLQGYIEVLLSRYTTAHVSSSEVLALLWQPRAQFWFLYVLFTLFGLMALLYRRPGAAVLLPAAALLAWIAHLRLSFPFPLDFIATYLLFFWLGTEALRVQAWLQTHALAATLLCAAAFAALAYWLHGPLGLRYTSPSLLLLPLALSGIALVCSLAMLSTRAGRALHWLQLCGRYSMTIYLMHILVGSGVRIVLQKFCGIDNSALHLLLACVIACALPIGFYRFSQRHAALTYCFSLPPAPSAKLPHP; encoded by the coding sequence ATGAATAAGCGCGCTTCCTGGGTCGATTATGCCAAAGGCTACGGCATTGTGCTGGTGGTCTATGGTCACGTCAGTCGTGGCTTGTTCAACGCCGGTCTGCTGCTCGATGCGCCGCGTTTCACGCTCATCGACAGCGTGATTTACAGTTTTCACATGCCGCTGTTTTTCTTTTTGTCGGGTTTGTTCTTCATTCCATCTTTCAACAAATATGGCCGGCCTGCGCTGCTGAGGGAAAAAGCCGGCAGTATTGTCTACCCCTACCTGGTCTGGTCGCTGCTGCAAGGTTACATCGAAGTGCTGTTGTCGCGCTATACCACCGCGCATGTCAGCTCGAGCGAGGTGTTGGCGCTGCTATGGCAGCCGCGCGCGCAATTTTGGTTTTTGTATGTTTTATTTACCTTGTTCGGCTTGATGGCGCTGCTGTATCGGCGCCCGGGCGCGGCCGTGTTGCTGCCGGCCGCCGCGCTGCTGGCCTGGATTGCCCACCTGCGGCTCAGTTTTCCATTTCCGCTCGATTTCATCGCCACGTATCTGTTGTTTTTTTGGCTGGGCACTGAGGCACTGCGTGTGCAAGCTTGGCTGCAAACACATGCGCTGGCGGCCACCTTGCTGTGCGCTGCGGCCTTCGCGGCCTTAGCTTACTGGCTGCATGGGCCGCTGGGCTTGCGCTATACCAGTCCGTCACTGTTGCTGCTGCCACTGGCACTGAGCGGGATCGCGCTGGTCTGCAGTCTGGCCATGCTGTCGACGCGGGCCGGCCGCGCCTTGCACTGGCTGCAATTGTGCGGCCGGTATTCGATGACTATCTATCTCATGCATATCTTGGTCGGCAGCGGCGTGCGCATCGTGTTGCAAAAATTCTGCGGCATCGATAACAGCGCCCTGCACTTGCTGCTGGCTTGCGTGATCGCGTGTGCGCTGCCGATAGGGTTTTACCGGTTCAGCCAGCGCCATGCCGCGCTGACTTACTGCTTTTCTCTGCCGCCTGCGCCGTCAGCCAAGCTGCCGCATCCATAG
- a CDS encoding acetate/propionate family kinase, with amino-acid sequence MSSAILAVNSGSSSIKFALYPQHHAIVDAAVLSGLVDGLEPGGTPAIRLDSADGREQFPLAAADPEQLFAVALTSLRSLITQHSTGIDIVAVAHRIVHGGERYAASLPVDDEVSSYLQKLAPLAPLHQPHNLEGVRAFQQAYPELPQIACFDTGFHSTLPVNESTIPLPLALRAAGIRRYGFHGLSYRYVAGRLAQHSTRASQRVLMAHLGNGASVCAMRDGRSIATTMGFSALDGLMMGTRCGALDPGVLLHLLQAGWDAKRIETLLYRESGLLGMSGISADMRMLRRSERPEAGAAIDLFAYRIIRESGALSACLQGLDVLAFTGGIGEHDAALREQVARGLAYLGVKIDAAKNHAASGEQIAAIHAPESSQEVWVIPTDEGRIAAMDAAAWLTAQAAEKSSKSARHGAG; translated from the coding sequence ATGAGCAGCGCTATCTTGGCCGTCAATTCCGGTTCTTCATCGATTAAATTCGCGCTTTATCCACAGCACCATGCCATCGTTGATGCGGCCGTCTTGTCCGGTTTGGTCGATGGTCTCGAACCCGGTGGCACACCGGCGATACGCTTGGACAGCGCCGACGGCCGCGAACAATTCCCACTCGCGGCGGCCGATCCTGAACAATTGTTTGCCGTCGCCCTGACCAGCTTGCGCAGCCTGATTACACAGCACAGTACGGGCATCGATATCGTCGCCGTAGCCCACCGCATCGTCCATGGTGGTGAACGCTATGCCGCCTCGCTGCCGGTCGATGACGAGGTCAGCAGTTATCTGCAAAAGCTGGCACCGCTGGCACCGCTGCACCAGCCGCATAATCTGGAAGGGGTAAGGGCGTTTCAACAAGCTTACCCCGAGCTGCCGCAAATCGCTTGTTTCGACACCGGCTTTCATTCCACCCTGCCAGTCAATGAATCCACCATACCGCTGCCCTTGGCTTTACGTGCGGCCGGCATTCGCCGCTACGGTTTTCACGGCTTATCCTATCGCTATGTGGCGGGCCGCTTGGCGCAGCATTCCACGCGCGCCAGCCAGCGCGTGCTGATGGCCCATCTCGGCAATGGTGCCAGTGTATGCGCTATGCGTGACGGCCGCAGTATCGCCACCACCATGGGTTTTTCCGCGCTCGATGGCTTGATGATGGGAACCCGCTGTGGTGCGCTCGATCCTGGCGTGCTGCTGCATTTGCTGCAGGCGGGGTGGGATGCCAAACGCATAGAAACGCTGCTGTATCGCGAATCTGGCTTGCTCGGCATGTCCGGTATCTCGGCTGATATGCGCATGCTACGTCGTAGTGAGAGGCCAGAGGCAGGCGCCGCGATCGATTTGTTCGCTTACCGCATCATTCGCGAAAGCGGAGCCTTGTCTGCCTGTTTGCAGGGGCTCGATGTATTGGCGTTTACCGGCGGTATCGGTGAACATGATGCCGCCTTGCGTGAACAAGTCGCACGCGGTCTGGCCTATCTCGGGGTGAAAATCGATGCGGCTAAAAATCACGCAGCCAGCGGCGAACAAATCGCCGCCATACATGCGCCTGAAAGCAGCCAGGAAGTCTGGGTGATACCGACCGACGAAGGCCGCATTGCCGCTATGGATGCGGCAGCTTGGCTGACGGCGCAGGCGGCAGAGAAAAGCAGTAAGTCAGCGCGGCATGGCGCTGGCTGA
- a CDS encoding bifunctional enoyl-CoA hydratase/phosphate acetyltransferase, whose amino-acid sequence MNNPVYPLQNEQAVIANVIYDDIYIGQSASHTRTLTRADILAFAAISGDVNPAHLDSEYADHTLFHGVIAHGMWGGALISTILGTQLPGPGTIYLEQTLHFSKPVRIGDVLTISATVVSKDDLKKRVTLDCHIINQDGVTVVAGNALVIAPTESVRRTRSSLPTLALFDLGARQQALIASVHQLAPVRCAVVHPCDADSLQGALDAARAGLIIAVLIAPKARLQAVAAAAGLDLAGIEIIDVAHSHAAADKAVELAAAGAVEALMKGSLHTDELMSAVVHCAGLKTKRRLSHVFHLDAPMYHKALLLTDAALNIAPNLAEKADILQNAIELAHALGIAVPKVAILSALETINPKIPSTIDAAALCKMADRGQISGAIIDGPLAFDNAISAAAARVKGIVSAVAGEVDILMVPDLESGNMLAKQFEYLAGAATCGIVLGARVPIALTSRADGASARVASAALVKLLAHEYRKNAP is encoded by the coding sequence ATGAACAACCCCGTTTATCCGCTGCAGAACGAGCAAGCCGTGATTGCCAATGTGATCTACGACGATATTTACATCGGCCAGTCGGCCAGCCATACGCGCACGCTTACGCGGGCCGACATCCTGGCATTCGCGGCTATTTCGGGCGATGTCAATCCGGCCCATCTCGACAGCGAGTATGCCGACCACACCCTGTTTCACGGCGTGATTGCGCATGGCATGTGGGGAGGGGCCTTGATCTCGACCATACTCGGCACGCAATTGCCGGGGCCCGGCACGATTTATCTCGAACAAACTCTGCACTTTTCCAAACCGGTACGCATCGGTGATGTCTTGACCATTTCGGCTACTGTGGTGAGCAAGGATGATTTGAAAAAACGCGTCACGCTCGATTGTCATATCATTAATCAAGATGGTGTCACGGTAGTCGCCGGTAACGCGCTGGTGATCGCACCGACTGAATCGGTACGCCGCACGCGCAGCAGTTTGCCGACCTTAGCCCTGTTCGACCTCGGCGCGCGTCAACAAGCCTTGATCGCCAGCGTGCACCAGCTGGCCCCGGTGCGCTGCGCCGTGGTCCATCCCTGTGATGCCGATTCTTTACAGGGCGCGCTCGACGCCGCCCGTGCCGGCCTCATCATTGCTGTCTTGATCGCGCCAAAAGCCCGCTTGCAAGCCGTGGCAGCCGCAGCCGGGCTCGACCTTGCCGGCATTGAAATCATCGATGTCGCGCACAGCCATGCGGCCGCCGACAAAGCCGTCGAACTGGCCGCCGCCGGGGCCGTCGAAGCCTTGATGAAGGGCAGTCTGCACACCGATGAATTGATGTCAGCCGTAGTACATTGCGCCGGTTTGAAAACCAAGCGTCGCTTGTCGCACGTGTTTCATCTCGATGCACCGATGTATCACAAGGCCTTGCTGCTGACCGATGCGGCGCTCAATATCGCGCCGAATTTGGCCGAAAAAGCCGATATTCTGCAAAATGCCATCGAGCTCGCGCATGCCCTCGGCATCGCCGTGCCAAAGGTGGCGATTCTGTCTGCACTCGAAACCATCAACCCGAAAATCCCCTCCACCATCGATGCGGCCGCCTTATGCAAAATGGCCGATCGCGGTCAAATCAGCGGTGCCATTATCGATGGCCCGCTGGCCTTCGATAACGCCATCTCGGCCGCAGCTGCGCGCGTCAAGGGGATTGTTTCAGCAGTGGCCGGTGAGGTTGATATCCTGATGGTGCCGGACCTCGAATCGGGCAATATGCTGGCCAAACAATTTGAATATCTGGCCGGTGCTGCCACTTGCGGCATCGTGCTCGGTGCGCGCGTGCCGATCGCCCTGACCAGCCGCGCCGACGGTGCCAGCGCACGCGTGGCTTCGGCCGCATTGGTGAAATTGCTGGCCCATGAATACAGGAAAAATGCGCCATGA
- the fabI gene encoding enoyl-ACP reductase FabI, translating into MSETRTLSGKRGLIVGVANEHSIAYGCALVAHAQGAELVLSCVNEKALSFVAPLAVQLDAKLIVCNVEDSKALASLVAQTAAQFGQIDFVIHSIAWAPLEDLHGRVIDSSAAGFTRAMQVSCHSFAQLAKCCEPYLSPTASLITMSYLGADEAVAHYGLMGPVKAALESLVRYMAVELGPQGVRVHALSPGPVPTRAASGLLEFDALMEKAAQRAPLRRLVSLAEIGQLAAFLISDASSGMTGQTLYVDGGYHIVN; encoded by the coding sequence ATGTCAGAAACACGTACATTGAGTGGCAAACGCGGCCTCATCGTTGGGGTTGCTAACGAGCACAGTATTGCTTACGGTTGCGCCTTGGTGGCGCATGCACAGGGCGCAGAATTGGTGCTCTCTTGCGTAAATGAAAAAGCCTTGAGCTTCGTCGCTCCGCTGGCGGTGCAACTGGACGCAAAATTAATTGTCTGTAATGTGGAAGACAGCAAGGCGCTGGCATCCTTGGTCGCGCAAACGGCGGCACAATTTGGTCAAATCGATTTCGTGATCCATTCTATTGCTTGGGCTCCACTCGAAGACTTACATGGCCGCGTGATCGACAGCTCCGCTGCCGGATTCACCCGCGCCATGCAAGTTTCTTGTCATTCGTTCGCGCAATTGGCTAAGTGTTGCGAGCCTTACTTGAGTCCCACAGCGAGTTTGATCACGATGAGTTATCTCGGTGCCGACGAAGCCGTGGCGCATTACGGATTGATGGGACCGGTGAAAGCCGCACTGGAATCTTTGGTACGCTACATGGCCGTCGAACTCGGCCCACAGGGCGTGCGCGTGCATGCGTTGTCACCCGGGCCAGTACCGACTCGGGCCGCGTCCGGTTTGCTGGAATTTGATGCCTTGATGGAAAAAGCAGCGCAGCGCGCACCGTTGCGGCGTTTGGTCAGTTTGGCTGAAATCGGTCAGTTGGCGGCTTTTTTGATCAGCGATGCCTCGTCCGGTATGACCGGGCAAACTTTGTATGTCGATGGTGGTTACCACATCGTTAACTGA
- a CDS encoding ABC transporter permease: MLVLFQRVWWRRLQAMTWKELLQLLRDPTLLVFVLYAFSADIYNAASGVSFALNHAALALSDLDRSAASRELAGRFMPPEFHWIGALHEAAQGQQLLDDGKAMAVLDIGPGFGAALARGDGVSVQMQIDASNSVQGFLAAIDASQIVARYGLEQAAQRFGISSIEGSVDIPLINNATRVWFNPNQNDAWFMGISELLNVVTLFAMLLPAAAMVREKERGTIEQLLVSPLSPWQIMMPKIIAMLAVILAGTALGLFGILVPVFAIPVNGSVWLFFSVTTLYVSTLAGLGILIATVTRNMAQAGMMVILLLAPMMFLSGAWTPPEALPNVMRWGMYLSPLYYYTNASYGILMKGAGVTVLWPMLLGIGGIAAVISGITMSRFKQQFA; encoded by the coding sequence ATGCTTGTCCTTTTTCAACGCGTGTGGTGGCGTCGTCTGCAAGCCATGACATGGAAAGAATTGCTGCAACTATTGCGCGATCCGACCCTGCTGGTGTTCGTGCTTTACGCTTTTTCCGCCGATATTTACAATGCCGCTTCGGGGGTCTCGTTTGCACTCAACCATGCGGCACTGGCCTTGTCTGATCTCGACCGCAGTGCCGCCTCGCGCGAGTTGGCAGGGCGCTTCATGCCACCGGAATTTCACTGGATCGGTGCGCTGCACGAGGCCGCGCAAGGCCAGCAATTACTCGATGACGGCAAGGCCATGGCGGTACTCGATATCGGGCCCGGCTTCGGTGCCGCGCTGGCGCGCGGCGATGGCGTCTCAGTGCAAATGCAAATCGACGCCTCCAATTCGGTGCAGGGATTTCTGGCTGCCATCGATGCCAGCCAGATCGTGGCACGCTATGGCTTGGAGCAGGCGGCCCAGCGTTTCGGTATCAGTAGTATTGAGGGCAGCGTCGATATACCGCTGATTAACAATGCCACGCGCGTCTGGTTCAATCCGAATCAAAATGATGCCTGGTTCATGGGTATTTCCGAATTGCTCAATGTCGTGACCTTGTTTGCCATGCTCTTGCCGGCCGCCGCCATGGTCCGAGAAAAAGAGCGTGGCACCATAGAACAATTGCTTGTCTCACCGCTGTCACCTTGGCAGATTATGATGCCTAAAATCATTGCGATGCTCGCCGTGATTCTGGCTGGAACGGCACTCGGCTTATTCGGTATTTTGGTGCCGGTGTTCGCTATTCCGGTCAATGGCAGTGTCTGGCTGTTTTTTTCCGTCACGACTCTGTACGTCAGTACCTTGGCCGGGCTCGGTATATTGATCGCCACCGTGACGCGCAATATGGCGCAAGCCGGCATGATGGTGATTTTATTATTGGCACCGATGATGTTTCTATCCGGTGCTTGGACGCCACCCGAGGCATTGCCGAACGTCATGCGCTGGGGGATGTATTTATCACCGTTGTATTACTACACCAATGCCAGTTATGGCATATTAATGAAAGGCGCAGGCGTGACGGTATTGTGGCCGATGTTGCTCGGTATCGGCGGCATCGCGGCAGTGATCAGCGGCATTACGATGAGCCGCTTCAAACAGCAATTCGCTTAA
- a CDS encoding ABC transporter permease, producing MNLQRIRVVAYKEWREIVRDRLFFVLAFVVPSLLMLLFGFGLSLDVEHIPLAIVDYDQSVMSRDYAHKFSDSRYFSLYRYASRQQELEQLLIDNTLRAVIIIPPQFGARLQAGKSTDVQTWIDGTFPFRALTTKGYVTAINAAVNLDHLAAYFSAQSGLPEGRLRELLQPVKLETRYLYNQEVKSIWSLAPKLIMVILMLSPPFLTALGVVREKESGAIYNVYASTLTRGEYLLGKLLPYVAISMLNAAVLTAMALLLFGAPFKGDPLFFTFATMLYVICTTGIGLLVSVVVDTQVAAMVGTAIVTVVPAVLYSGMIIPIPSLSAIAAVIAHLLPGMYYAEIATGSFLKGVGVAALWSDLLVLALYAVALFSAGFLAFHKRPAH from the coding sequence ATGAATTTGCAACGTATCCGGGTAGTCGCTTACAAAGAGTGGCGTGAAATTGTGCGCGACCGTTTGTTTTTCGTACTCGCCTTCGTTGTACCTTCCTTGCTCATGCTGTTGTTCGGTTTCGGCCTCTCGCTCGATGTCGAACATATTCCGCTGGCTATCGTCGATTATGACCAATCGGTGATGTCGCGCGACTATGCACACAAATTCAGTGATTCGCGCTATTTTTCATTGTACCGCTATGCCAGTCGTCAGCAAGAGCTGGAACAACTGCTGATCGATAATACCCTGCGCGCCGTGATCATCATTCCACCACAATTCGGTGCGCGCTTACAGGCAGGTAAGAGCACCGATGTACAGACTTGGATAGACGGCACCTTTCCATTTCGCGCCTTGACCACGAAAGGCTATGTCACGGCGATCAATGCTGCCGTCAATCTCGATCATCTGGCGGCATATTTTTCCGCGCAAAGCGGGCTGCCGGAAGGGCGCTTGCGTGAGTTGCTGCAGCCGGTGAAATTGGAAACTCGTTACTTGTACAATCAAGAAGTCAAAAGCATCTGGTCGCTCGCACCGAAACTGATCATGGTCATTCTGATGTTGTCGCCGCCGTTTTTAACCGCACTCGGCGTGGTCAGAGAAAAGGAATCGGGGGCGATCTATAATGTCTACGCATCGACGCTGACACGCGGCGAATATTTGCTCGGCAAGCTGTTACCGTATGTCGCCATTTCCATGCTCAATGCCGCGGTGTTAACGGCCATGGCCTTGCTGTTGTTCGGCGCGCCATTCAAGGGCGATCCGCTGTTTTTCACCTTTGCCACCATGTTGTATGTGATCTGCACCACCGGCATCGGCTTGCTGGTCTCGGTGGTAGTCGACACCCAAGTGGCGGCGATGGTGGGCACGGCGATTGTCACAGTGGTTCCGGCCGTGCTGTATTCCGGCATGATCATTCCGATTCCTTCTTTGTCGGCGATTGCCGCTGTGATTGCCCATCTGTTACCGGGCATGTATTACGCCGAAATCGCCACCGGCAGTTTTCTCAAAGGGGTAGGCGTGGCCGCCTTGTGGAGTGATCTGTTGGTGTTGGCCTTGTATGCCGTGGCCCTGTTTTCCGCCGGTTTTTTGGCCTTTCACAAACGTCCCGCTCACTGA
- a CDS encoding ATP-binding cassette domain-containing protein: protein MAKTALELTAADAPVVDLRMLCKAYGSTVALDGISLQVEVGEIYGLIGPDGAGKSSLLKAVAGVLAHDRGELRVFAQLINSEQSSELIKHRIGLMPQGLGQNLYGDLSVEENIDYFGGLRLLSAAELSSRKEALLRSTRLERFRDRPMKNLSGGMKQKLGLVCTLIHEPQLVILDEPTTGVDPVSRREFWSILAHLLKEKGITALVSTAYMDEASRFSRVSLMHAGKILAAGEPEQLRALAAGVIVSTECREPQQQLEAVNRLTRQFPQIEALGRQLRVFVDGDDTARARGLIAACLEGIPQQNTEVLEAELEDVFIALLRQQGLTPPPAAALPAAVPAVVTSVSGDTPTLAIAAQELSRVFADFKAVDQVSFQVPQGEIFGLLGANGAGKSTVIKMLTGILTPSSGRGSVAGADMRSAGRQIRERIGYMSQAFSLYLDLSVLENIRLYAGIYGLSRGETAARLDWILDMAGLRAFGTQLTASLPMGLRQRLALGCALIHRPQVLFLDEPTSGVDPLGRRAFWDVLFRLSREEQVTILVTTHYMSEAEHCDHIALMYAGRVVADASPDALKAMVERDAGQLHEIRLPAAAAALDLLQQAGYVSAALFGARIHVLLSDPAAQITAIERLLNGGRRLDIRVRRLAMEDVFVQIVTALETADAKARGEKP from the coding sequence ATGGCAAAAACCGCGTTGGAATTAACGGCGGCCGATGCCCCCGTGGTCGACTTGCGGATGCTCTGCAAAGCCTATGGCAGCACCGTCGCGCTCGATGGCATCAGCCTGCAGGTAGAGGTCGGTGAAATTTACGGCTTGATCGGCCCCGATGGGGCCGGTAAAAGCAGTTTGCTCAAGGCGGTGGCCGGGGTGTTAGCGCATGACCGTGGCGAGCTGCGCGTATTTGCGCAACTGATAAACAGCGAGCAGAGCAGTGAATTGATCAAACACCGCATCGGCCTCATGCCGCAAGGTTTGGGACAAAATCTCTACGGTGATTTATCGGTGGAAGAAAATATCGATTACTTCGGTGGTTTGCGTTTGCTCAGCGCTGCCGAACTCAGCAGTCGCAAAGAAGCCTTGTTGCGCAGTACGCGACTCGAACGCTTTCGCGACCGTCCGATGAAAAATCTCTCGGGTGGCATGAAGCAAAAACTCGGCCTCGTCTGCACCTTGATACATGAACCACAGCTGGTGATACTGGATGAACCGACCACCGGCGTCGATCCGGTTTCACGCCGCGAATTCTGGAGTATCCTCGCGCATTTGTTGAAAGAAAAAGGCATCACCGCCTTGGTCTCCACCGCGTATATGGATGAGGCCAGTCGTTTTTCCCGTGTCTCGCTCATGCATGCCGGGAAAATTCTCGCTGCCGGCGAGCCGGAACAATTGCGTGCCTTGGCCGCCGGTGTGATCGTCAGTACCGAGTGCCGCGAGCCGCAGCAGCAACTCGAAGCGGTCAATCGCTTGACCCGGCAATTTCCACAAATCGAAGCACTCGGTCGGCAGTTACGCGTGTTTGTCGATGGCGATGACACGGCGCGTGCACGCGGCCTGATCGCCGCTTGCCTCGAAGGTATACCGCAGCAAAACACCGAGGTGCTCGAAGCCGAACTCGAAGATGTATTCATCGCCTTGTTGCGGCAACAGGGCTTGACACCGCCGCCGGCTGCCGCGCTACCGGCAGCCGTGCCGGCAGTCGTGACGTCGGTGTCTGGCGACACACCGACGCTGGCGATCGCCGCGCAAGAACTGAGTCGCGTGTTCGCTGACTTCAAAGCGGTCGATCAAGTCAGTTTCCAAGTTCCTCAAGGCGAAATTTTCGGACTGCTCGGTGCCAATGGGGCCGGTAAAAGCACGGTGATCAAAATGCTCACCGGTATTCTCACACCGAGTTCAGGACGCGGCAGCGTGGCCGGTGCCGACATGCGCAGCGCCGGTCGGCAGATTCGCGAACGCATCGGCTATATGTCGCAGGCATTTTCACTTTATCTTGATTTGTCTGTGCTTGAAAATATCCGTCTGTACGCCGGCATTTACGGTCTCAGCCGTGGCGAAACCGCCGCGCGCTTGGATTGGATACTCGATATGGCCGGCCTGCGCGCCTTCGGCACCCAGCTCACCGCCAGCTTGCCGATGGGCTTGCGTCAGCGGCTCGCGCTCGGGTGCGCGCTGATACACCGCCCGCAAGTCTTGTTTCTCGATGAGCCGACTTCCGGCGTCGATCCGCTCGGTCGACGCGCATTCTGGGATGTCTTGTTCCGTCTCTCGCGCGAAGAACAGGTGACTATCCTGGTGACCACTCATTACATGTCGGAAGCCGAGCATTGTGACCATATCGCCCTCATGTATGCTGGTCGAGTGGTGGCCGATGCCTCGCCTGATGCGCTCAAAGCGATGGTCGAGCGCGACGCCGGTCAATTGCATGAAATTCGCTTGCCCGCTGCTGCTGCCGCACTCGACTTGCTGCAGCAAGCCGGCTATGTCAGTGCCGCCTTGTTCGGTGCGCGCATCCATGTGTTGTTGTCCGATCCGGCAGCTCAGATCACGGCTATCGAGCGCTTGCTCAATGGTGGCCGACGACTCGATATCCGGGTGCGGCGCTTGGCGATGGAAGATGTGTTCGTACAGATCGTCACGGCGCTGGAAACGGCGGACGCCAAGGCACGCGGAGAAAAGCCATGA